A window of Thermosynechococcus sp. NK55a contains these coding sequences:
- the hisD gene encoding histidinol dehydrogenase: MLRIITQLTDLRAELRRICDRTDSGEMSEQQATVEAILRRVAKEGDRALIEYTAQFDHIDLTPETLRVKGDELDAAYQQVSKELLDAIRLAKQQIEAFHRQRVPKSWVQFGEDGVILGKRYTAVDAAGLYVPGGRAAYPSTVLMNAIPAQVAGVQRIVMVTPPGQGKGINPAVLVAAQEAGIQEIYRVGGAQAIAALAYGTETIPRVDVITGPGNLYVMLAKKQVYGRVGIDSLAGPSEVLIIADEAAHPTQIAADLLAQAEHDPLAAAILLTPSLSLANAVVTAVNEQLADHPRRVLTEKAIAHYGLIGIVETLEQAIELSNSFAPEHLELEVEDPWSLVDQVRHAGAIFLGYSTPEAVGDYLAGPNHTLPTSGAARYASALGVETFLKHSSIIQYTPAALRKQGGAVMTLAETEGLISHRDSVRLRLEP; this comes from the coding sequence ATGTTGCGGATCATTACCCAGTTAACAGACCTACGCGCTGAACTACGCCGCATTTGCGATCGCACCGATAGCGGGGAGATGAGCGAACAACAGGCTACCGTTGAGGCAATTTTGCGCCGTGTGGCCAAGGAAGGCGATCGCGCCCTGATTGAGTACACCGCCCAGTTTGATCACATTGACCTCACCCCCGAAACATTACGGGTGAAAGGGGATGAACTGGATGCCGCTTACCAACAGGTGTCCAAAGAACTCCTAGATGCAATTCGCCTCGCCAAGCAACAAATTGAAGCCTTTCACCGCCAGCGAGTGCCTAAAAGTTGGGTGCAATTTGGCGAGGATGGCGTTATCCTAGGCAAACGCTACACTGCCGTTGATGCTGCCGGACTTTATGTGCCGGGAGGACGGGCGGCCTATCCGAGTACGGTTTTAATGAATGCCATTCCCGCTCAGGTGGCCGGTGTGCAGCGGATTGTCATGGTCACGCCCCCCGGTCAAGGCAAAGGCATTAACCCTGCGGTTCTTGTTGCCGCCCAAGAAGCCGGAATTCAAGAGATTTATCGCGTGGGTGGCGCCCAAGCCATTGCCGCCCTTGCCTATGGCACAGAAACAATTCCCCGGGTGGACGTCATCACTGGGCCGGGAAACCTGTATGTGATGCTTGCCAAAAAGCAGGTCTATGGCCGCGTTGGCATTGACTCCCTTGCAGGGCCCTCAGAGGTCTTAATCATTGCTGATGAGGCAGCCCATCCTACTCAGATTGCGGCTGATCTGCTGGCTCAAGCGGAACATGATCCCCTTGCAGCGGCCATTTTGCTTACACCGAGTCTTTCCCTTGCCAATGCAGTTGTAACAGCCGTGAATGAACAGTTGGCTGACCATCCCCGCCGTGTCCTCACTGAGAAGGCGATCGCCCACTACGGCCTCATTGGTATTGTTGAAACCCTCGAACAGGCAATCGAGCTGTCCAATAGCTTTGCTCCAGAGCATCTAGAACTGGAAGTTGAAGACCCTTGGAGCCTTGTCGATCAGGTGCGCCATGCTGGTGCCATTTTCCTGGGCTATTCTACCCCTGAAGCGGTTGGCGACTATCTGGCGGGCCCGAATCACACTCTGCCTACTTCTGGTGCTGCCCGCTATGCTTCTGCCTTGGGCGTAGAAACCTTCTTGAAACACTCCAGTATTATTCAATACACCCCTGCTGCCTTACGCAAACAGGGGGGAGCAGTCATGACTCTCGCTGAAACGGAAGGCCTGATTTCCCACCGCGACTCCGTGCGTCTGCGCCTTGAACCTTAG
- a CDS encoding DUF29 family protein, whose protein sequence is MNFGLLIQEILKASSILISFLPEVFIKQYRNGRKLFLSTPGMNPHSIPEAPEFTLEQALDEN, encoded by the coding sequence TTGAATTTTGGATTGCTCATTCAGGAAATACTCAAAGCCAGCTCTATCCTGATATCTTTTTTGCCGGAAGTTTTCATCAAACAATATCGCAATGGCAGAAAACTCTTTCTCAGCACCCCTGGGATGAATCCCCATTCGATTCCTGAAGCCCCCGAATTTACCCTTGAACAAGCCCTGGATGAGAATTAG
- a CDS encoding ArsA-related P-loop ATPase has translation MTRIVTLLGGTPEQQTALGLAIAQWFAGQQQQTLLAVPSPATSLQFLIGSSEQVIGWQPKLLSERLAIAELLATESLNAAWQELNRLVEPYLPQELVGKVYAAELVILPGMDTLLTLNALRVHYSSGEYDVIVYAGGNSQDTLRLIGLPQGLAWYYRRFQRLLDQLDLNAIANAIGGPIASAIMAANIDTQKVRERFAEAKEWVDRGVKIAADPQRLSVYLLTDTTAISTAQTQWLWGSAQQVNVPISEVFCMGEPTPEVSRTFAPLRISALPKDWSNWQRLVSYLPDLNQLGVAPAPHEFDETQQQVRIFLPGFRKEQVKLSEFSGELTVEAGDQRRHIELPPSLKGKPVRGGKFEAPYLIVSF, from the coding sequence ATGACACGCATTGTTACCCTCCTAGGAGGAACCCCAGAACAACAAACAGCGCTGGGTCTGGCCATTGCCCAGTGGTTTGCTGGTCAACAGCAGCAAACGTTACTAGCGGTGCCGAGTCCAGCCACTTCCTTGCAATTCCTGATCGGCAGTTCAGAGCAGGTAATTGGTTGGCAACCCAAATTGCTATCCGAGAGATTGGCGATCGCGGAGCTGCTGGCCACTGAAAGTCTTAACGCGGCATGGCAAGAACTCAACCGTTTAGTAGAACCCTATTTGCCCCAAGAGCTGGTGGGTAAAGTTTATGCGGCGGAATTGGTGATCTTGCCGGGGATGGACACCTTACTCACATTGAATGCCCTGCGTGTGCACTACAGCAGCGGCGAGTACGATGTGATCGTCTATGCTGGGGGCAACAGTCAGGATACACTGCGGCTGATTGGTTTGCCCCAAGGGTTAGCGTGGTACTATCGACGATTTCAACGTTTGTTGGATCAACTGGATCTGAACGCGATCGCGAACGCTATTGGCGGACCGATCGCCAGCGCAATTATGGCTGCCAACATTGACACGCAAAAAGTTCGAGAGCGCTTTGCTGAGGCGAAAGAGTGGGTCGATCGCGGGGTGAAAATTGCCGCAGATCCTCAGCGCCTATCCGTGTATCTGCTCACGGATACCACAGCGATCTCAACCGCACAAACCCAATGGTTATGGGGCAGTGCCCAACAGGTGAATGTGCCTATTTCTGAGGTCTTTTGCATGGGGGAACCCACACCAGAAGTCAGCCGCACGTTTGCACCGCTACGCATTTCAGCTCTTCCTAAAGACTGGAGCAACTGGCAACGTCTTGTTTCCTATCTTCCGGACTTGAATCAGCTAGGAGTGGCACCGGCTCCCCATGAGTTTGATGAGACGCAGCAACAGGTACGCATTTTCCTACCAGGATTTCGCAAAGAGCAGGTGAAACTTAGCGAGTTTAGTGGGGAACTGACGGTGGAAGCTGGCGATCAGCGACGCCACATTGAACTGCCCCCTAGCCTCAAGGGCAAACCCGTTCGCGGGGGTAAATTTGAAGCCCCCTACTTGATCGTCAGTTTCTAA